A stretch of Acropora muricata isolate sample 2 chromosome 7, ASM3666990v1, whole genome shotgun sequence DNA encodes these proteins:
- the LOC136923133 gene encoding tumor protein D54-like isoform X2, giving the protein MDMEAGNRMETSDFVVGKGMEAHEADNDEEISEICLAPDLEVAEESRRQELQLQAQKIEEEIVTLKQALDRKEKQLAEIKRLLGITPWTQFRDGIQQQYQNLQGTQMYQKTSDTFKDLNDKIVHSQAYNKLSTGAAATKSVLSDAGSKTASAAKNVGSATAKKIGEIRGSSMFQSLGNRVVSASSSLKFKMLGSANKSKLATPSSPDNDADLS; this is encoded by the exons ATGGACATGGAAGCTGGCAATAGAATGGAGACTTCTGACTTCGTTGTAGGTAAAGGAATGGAAGCACATGAAGCAGACAACGACGAAGAAATCTCTGAGATTTGCTTAGCCCCTGATCTTGAAGTAGCTGAAGAGTCCAGGAGGCAGGAACTCCAATTGCAAGCACAGAAG ATTGAAGAGGAAATTGTCACTCTGAAGCAAGCGCTGGACAGAAAAGAGAAGCAATTGGCAGAAATTAAACGATTGCTGGGAATCACACCTTGGACACAGTTTAGAGATGGAATTCAACAGCAATATCAAAACTTACAAGGGACACAGAT GTATCAAAAGACATCAGACACATTCAAAGACTTGAATGATAAAATTGTCCATTCTCAAGC CTACAATAAACTCAGCACAGGTGCTGCTGCCACAAAGTCGGTGTTGAGTGACGCAGGTTCAAAGACTGCTAGCGCTGCAAAAAATGTTGGATCTGCAACGGCGAAAAAGATTGGAGAAATTAG GGGTTCATCAATGTTTCAGTCTTTGGGAAACAGGGTTGTCTCAGCCTCTTCGAGCTTAAAG TTTAAGATGCTTGGAAGCGCAAACAAAAGCAAGCTAGCAACACCATCTTCGCCAGATAATGATGCTGATTTATCTTGA
- the LOC136923133 gene encoding tumor protein D54-like isoform X1 encodes MDMEAGNRMETSDFVVGKGMEAHEADNDEEISEICLAPDLEVAEESRRQELQLQAQKIEEEIVTLKQALDRKEKQLAEIKRLLGITPWTQFRDGIQQQYQNLQGTQMYQKTSDTFKDLNDKIVHSQAYNKLSTGAAATKSVLSDAGSKTASAAKNVGSATAKKIGEIRGSSMFQSLGNRVVSASSSLKEIVVGQKPSSEDEAEVNSNTPGQEEVDLN; translated from the exons ATGGACATGGAAGCTGGCAATAGAATGGAGACTTCTGACTTCGTTGTAGGTAAAGGAATGGAAGCACATGAAGCAGACAACGACGAAGAAATCTCTGAGATTTGCTTAGCCCCTGATCTTGAAGTAGCTGAAGAGTCCAGGAGGCAGGAACTCCAATTGCAAGCACAGAAG ATTGAAGAGGAAATTGTCACTCTGAAGCAAGCGCTGGACAGAAAAGAGAAGCAATTGGCAGAAATTAAACGATTGCTGGGAATCACACCTTGGACACAGTTTAGAGATGGAATTCAACAGCAATATCAAAACTTACAAGGGACACAGAT GTATCAAAAGACATCAGACACATTCAAAGACTTGAATGATAAAATTGTCCATTCTCAAGC CTACAATAAACTCAGCACAGGTGCTGCTGCCACAAAGTCGGTGTTGAGTGACGCAGGTTCAAAGACTGCTAGCGCTGCAAAAAATGTTGGATCTGCAACGGCGAAAAAGATTGGAGAAATTAG GGGTTCATCAATGTTTCAGTCTTTGGGAAACAGGGTTGTCTCAGCCTCTTCGAGCTTAAAG GAAATTGTGGTTGGACAAAAACCTAGCAGTGAAGATGAAGCTGAGGTTAACAGCAACACACCAGGACAAGAAGAAGTTGACCTGAATTGA
- the LOC136923130 gene encoding dual specificity protein kinase CLK2-like: MPRSTRRKRCLSIEEDDSLPRYTKYRCMDREHSSHAESRHSKRYSTRSRSHDRRRRTRHCSRSHSARRSERKSKRQKHRYERSNISTKPTSGEETSRDASSFKDDEDGHLIYRHGDMLNSRYEIGSLLGEGTFGKVLDCFDRKTNSYVAVKVIKNVEKYREAAKLEIKALEKIQQKDRGGRSLCIVLLDWFNYHGHMCLVFEKMGLSVFDFMKDNSYEPYPMEQVRHISYQLVVAVKFLHDMKMSHTDLKPENMLFVSSECDVTYNSRSKRDERIVKSSDMRLIDFGSATFDHEHHSTVVSTRHYRAPEVILELGWSQPCDVWSIGCIMFELYSGFTLFQTHENREHLAMMERILGPLPPHMVKKSRKTKYFYRGKLDWDERSSAGRYVRENCKALKKYKRGDGESHELFFNLLEHLLEYEPEKRLTAREAMSHPFFYGMSVPCFSSSRHSHSKSR, encoded by the exons ATGCCAAGAAGTACTCGGCGAAAGCGCTGCCTGAGTATTGAAGAAGATGATTCGTTACCCCGTTATACAAAGTATCGATGTATGGACAGAGAACACAGTTCTCATGCGGAAAGCCGACATTCAAAACGGTATAGCACAAGAAGTAGAAGTCACGATCGCCGGAGACGTACCCGCCATTGTTCGAGGAGTCACAGTGCGCGACGTAGCGAACGAAAatcaaaaagacaaaagcatCGTTATGAACGTTCTAATATTTCCacg AAGCCGACAAGCGGGGAAGAAACGAGTAGAGACGCATCAAGTTTCAAGGACGATGAGGACGGTCACCTGATTTATCGCCATGGCGACATGCTGAATTCCAGAT ATGAGATTGGTAGTTTGTTAGGCGAAGGAACCTTTGGAAAAGTTCTTGACTGTTTTGACAG GAAAACAAATTCATATGTAGCCGTAAAAGTGATTAAGAATGTGGAAAAATACAG GGAGGCAGCCAAGCTAGAAATCAAAGCACTTGAGAAGATCCAACAGAAAGACAGGGGTGGAAGAag CTTGTGTATTGTATTGCTGGATTGGTTTAATTATCATGGACACATGTGTCTTGTTTTTGAAAAGATGGGATTAAGTGTATTTGATTTCATG AAAGATAACAGTTACGAGCCGTATCCCATGGAACAAGTCAGGCACATTTCGTACCAACTTGTTGTAGCTGTCAAAT TTCTTCATGACATGAAAATGAGCCACACGGATCTCAAACCAGAAAATATGCTGTTTGTGAGCTCGGAATGTGATGTTACCTATAACTCCAGATCG aaAAGAGACGAACGAATAGTGAAGTCCTCGGATATGAGGTTGATTGATTTTGGTTCAGCAACCTTCGACCACGAACATCATAGCACTGTGGTATCGACGCGACATTATCGTGCTCCAGAAGTCATTCTCG AACTTGGCTGGTCCCAGCCTTGTGATGTTTGGAGCATAGGATGTATCATGTTTGAGCTGTACTCCGGATTCACGCTGTTTCAG ACGCACGAGAACAGAGAACATCTCGCCATGATGGAAAGAATTCTGGGGCCGTTACCACCACATATGGTGAAAAAATCCAG GAAAACAAAATACTTTTACAGAGGTAAACTGGATTGGGATGAAAGAAGCTCTGCTGGAAGATACGTGAGGGAGAACTGCAAGGCTCTCAAG AAATACAAGCGAGGTGACGGAGAAAGCCACGAACTTTTCTTCAATCTTCTTGAGCACCTCTTAGAGTATGAGCCTGAAAAACGCCTCACTGCACGAGAAGCCATGAGCCATCCGTTCTTCTACGGCATGAGCGTGCCTTGCTTTTCCAGCAGTCGGCATTCGCACAGCAAAAGTAGATAA
- the LOC136923131 gene encoding large ribosomal subunit protein mL53-like produces the protein MAAIRGVSLKQVAKVTVSFCPFDAKTATAREFLTRISCKGMRDSNNKCEVNSSIKNDGSEPVVEVVFNDKDTLTMKTKNLKLMDMLAMFNKKCREKEG, from the exons atggcggccattcGAGGAGTTTCCTTGAAACAAGTTGCGAAAgtgactgtttcattttgtccGTTTGATGCTAAAACAGCAACGGCGAG AGAATTCCTAACAAGAATTTCATGTAAAGGCATGAGAGATTCCAACAATAAATGCGAAGTCAACTCAAGCATCAAGAATGATGGATCAGAACCAGTTGTTGAAGTCGTCTTTA atgacaaagacactttgacaatgaaaacaaaaaatctcAAACTAATGGATATGTTAGCAATGTTTAACAAGAAATGCAGAGAGAAGGAGGGATAA
- the LOC136923127 gene encoding EF-hand domain-containing protein 1-like encodes MSALPFLPGNSFTDPTKTKFHRPQTLGWMNGYSVPIAPQIGIGGDPIPVNKLTQEELDELANLKPSLTYGQKVQAPPEDFVPAHVGFDKKVLLFFAYFKQTVHESANEYYRVRPVKVYYYLEDDSIAVVEPVVNNSGIPQGKLIKRQRLPKNDLGEYWHWKDLNLGINVTFYGKVFHLYDCDGWTKEYLTSEGIELNDPEIPEQDPYAETRKQPLRSYKTPSDFDKLKQFLELDRKVLRFYCVWDDRDSMFGEIRPCIIHYYLVDDTVEIREVHSGNDGRDPFPVLVCRQRLPRDRGNVESSFPSCVLELSNHEVKDWFTPRDFMVGQTLFILGRRFLLYDCDEFTKNYYRTKFGVSDFTPVDVKGAPRKPLPKETPPYNGYGSLEDSLQSCLSLVPHPPKKDFIKMLENDHKVLRYAATMESFRPEDKNRRFIIYYRLADDMLTIYEPPVRNAGIIGGKFLERTRATKPGSSVDNPEFYTPADFQIGALIQIFKHRFRITDADEYVLKHLQSHARTYPIATINSIREKHGRPPTTTEELLANVPQGDTDPNLRKRQPDGIKTEYQRRF; translated from the exons ATGTCTGCTCTTCCATTTCTTCCCGGAAATTCTTTCACAGATCCAACG aaaacaaaatttcaccggCCTCAAACACTCGGCTGGATGAATGGTTACTCCGTTCCCATAGCACCTCAGATTGGCATTGGCGGCGACCCCATCCCTGTCAATAAACTCACACAAGAAGAGTTGGATGAGCTTGCAAACCTCAAGCCTTCTTTAACCTATGGTCAAAAAGTGCAGGCTCCACCAGAAGACTTTGTTCCTGCACATGTTGGATTTGACAAAAAGGTGTTGTTATTCTTCGCATATTTCAAACAAACAGTTCATGAATCTGCGAATGAATATTACAGAGTGCGTCCAGTGAAAGTTTACTACTATTTGGAAGATGATTCAATTGCAGTAGTGGAACCAGTAGTAAATAACAG TGGAATTCCTCAAGGAAAACTGATTAAACGACAACGCTTGCCAAAGAACGACCTTGGGGAATATTGGCACTGGAAGGACCTTAATTTGGGCATCAATGTTACATTTTATGGAAAAGTATTTCATCTTTACGACTGTGATGGATGGACAAAG GAATACTTGACCAGTGAAGGAATTGAACTAAATGATCCAGAGATCCCAGAACAAGATCCATATGCTGAAACACGCAAACAACCCCTCCGCAGCTACAAGACACCCTCTGATTTTGACAAATTGAAACAGTTCCTGGAATTAGACAGAAAGGTCCTGAGATTCTATTGTGTGTGGGATGACAGAGATAGCATGTTTGGTGAAATAAGACCTTGT ATCATTCACTACTACTTGGTAGATGATACCGTGGAAATACGAGAAGTACACTCTGGCAACGACGGAAGAGACCCTTTCCCTGTTCTTGTGTGTCGGCAGAGATTACCAAGAGACAGAGGCAATGTAGAAT cCTCATTTCCTTCCTGTGTTCTTGAATTATCTAATCATGAGGTTAAGGACTGGTTCACACCAAGGGATTTCATGGTTGGCCAGACCCTGTTCATTCTGGGAAGAAGATTTCTCCTTTATGATTGCGATGAATTTACAAAGAATTACTACAGGACAAAGTTTGGTGTCAGTGACTTCACACCAGTTGATGTAAAGGGTGCGCCAAGAAAGCCCTTACCCAAG GAGACTCCACCTTACAATGGTTATGGCTCCCTTGAAGACAGTCTTCAATCCTGTCTGTCACTTGTGCCTCATCCTCCAAAGAAAGACTTCATCAAAATGTTGGAAAATGATCACAAAGTGCTGAGATATGCAGCAACTATG gagaGCTTCCGACCTGAAGACAAAAACAGACGATTTATCATTTACTATCGTTTAGCTGATGACATGTTGACAATCTACGAGCCTCCAGTGAGAAATGCAGGAATCATTGGCGGCAAATTTCTGGAGCGTACACGCGCAACTAAACCAGGATCATCTGTTGATAATCCTGAATTTTACACACCTGCTGATTTCCAGATTGGTGCTCTGATACAGATCTTCAAACATCGCTTCAGAATAACTGATGCTGACGAGTACGTGCTGAAACACTTGCAATCTCATGCTCGCACGTACCCCATTGCCACTATTAATTCAATCAGAGAAAAACATGGCAGACCACCCACAACCACAGAGGAGCTGTTAGCTAATGTACCACAAGGAGATACTGATCCCAACTTAAGGAAGCGTCAGCCTGATGGAATTAAAACGGAATATCAGAGGAG ATTTTAA